The following are encoded together in the Lactuca sativa cultivar Salinas chromosome 1, Lsat_Salinas_v11, whole genome shotgun sequence genome:
- the LOC111910801 gene encoding cytochrome P450 81Q32 — MEPIFYIFFSIIFVIWITKVALGKIRNLPPSPFPCLPIVGHLYLLRSRPLYRALGKLSAHHGPMLMLRLGARRVFLVSSPEVVEECLTTNDLTFANRPRLLAGKHLGLDYTTINWSSHNDNWRSLRRVVSHELLSSCQVRTLSAIRAEVVHHLVKNVMYPRVVRDGMMEMKSVLFEVVLNVVMMTIAGRRCDVEGGEAGRFMELVQELFIVMGATHVSDYLPWWKWVGGKHLEKEMVTLNEKWHALMQDFIEEQRRKTVVEAEGGSSDEKKNLIEFLLMSQQKEPENHSDEVIKGLLQVLISAGSNTSSVTMEWMLSLLLNNPEALKKVQTEIDNCVGEDRLVNESDLTNLPYLRCIINETMRIYPAAPLLLHESAKDCMVGGYHIPSGTMLLMNVWAIQNDPKNWKDPTMFKPERFLGLKGSGNGYTYKLMPFGTGRRRCPGENLGMRMIGLTMATLIQCFEWERPSNEMIDMTAGVGLIAPKAKPLVAKCQSRGVMAKLLSQM, encoded by the exons ATGGAgccaatattttatatatttttctcAATCATTTTCGTGATATGGATTACGAAAGTTGCCCTAGGGAAAATAAGAAATTTACCACCGAGCCCCTTCCCATGTTTACCTATCGTGGGTCATCTTTACCTGCTGAGAAGCCGGCCGCTCTACCGAGCCTTAGGTAAACTCTCCGCCCACCATGGTCCGATGCTCATGCTTCGCTTGGGCGCCCGCCGGGTTTTCTTAGTTTCGTCTCCGGAAGTGGTGGAGGAATGCCTCACCACCAACGACCTTACTTTCGCCAACCGTCCCCGTCTGCTTGCCGGAAAACACCTTGGGTTGGACTACACCACCATTAATTGGTCAAGCCATAATGATAACTGGCGTAGCCTCCGCCGCGTGGTCAGCCATGAGCTTTTGTCATCTTGCCAGGTACGAACCCTTAGCGCCATTCGTGCAGAAGTGGTGCACCACCTGGTTAAGAATGTCATGTACCCTAGAGTAGTAAGGGACGGGATGATGGAGATGAAGTCGGTGTTATTTGAGGTGGTGCTGAATGTGGTGATGATGACGATTGCCGGGAGGAGGTGTGATGTTGAAGGGGGAGAGGCTGGGCGGTTTATGGAGCTTGTCCAGGAGTTGTTTATTGTGATGGGGGCGACCCATGTGTCCGACTATTTGCCATGGTGGAAGTGGGTGGGAGGGAAACACTTAGAGAAGGAAATGGTGACATTAAATGAAAAGTGGCATGCGTTAATGCAAGATTTTATAGAAGAGCAGAGAAGAAAAACCGTGGTGGAGGCGGAGGGTGGTAGCTCCGATGAAAAGAAAAATTTGATTGAATTTCTACTGATGTCGCAACAAAAAGAACCTGAAAATCACAGCGATGAAGTTATCAAGGGATTATTGCAG GTACTAATATCAGCAGGAAGCAATACATCGAGTGTAACAATGGAATGGATGTTATCGCTTTTGTTAAATAATCCTGAAGCTCTAAAGAAAGTGCAGACTGAGATTGACAATTGTGTTGGGGAAGATCGTCTAGTTAACGAATCAGATTTGACCAACCTTCCTTATCTTCGTTGTATAATAAACGAGACTATGCGTATATACCCTGCTGCTCCACTCTTGTTACATGAGTCTGCAAAGGATTGTATGGTGGGAGGTTACCACATCCCAAGTGGTACAATGCTACTGATGAACGTGTGGGCGATACAAAATGATCCAAAGAACTGGAAAGACCCTACAATGTTTAAGCCAGAaagatttctagggttaaaaggtTCGGGAAATGGGTATACCTATAAGCTAATGCCATTTGGGACCGGAAGGAGGAGGTGTCCAGGAGAAAACTTGGGAATGCGTATGATCGGGTTGACAATGGCTACGCTTATTCAATGCTTCGAGTGGGAAAGACCGAGTAACGAGATGATTGACATGACCGCAGGAGTAGGATTGATCGCACCAAAAGCTAAACCCTTGGTGGCGAAATGTCAGTCCCGTGGAGTGATGGCCAAACTGCTATCTCAGATGTGA